One window of the Zea mays cultivar B73 chromosome 3, Zm-B73-REFERENCE-NAM-5.0, whole genome shotgun sequence genome contains the following:
- the LOC103651058 gene encoding uncharacterized protein yields the protein MPPGPGVADQAPPPRSPLRGNGAMPPQSPLRIKQDGKFYERLLTRESSAANLSFRYYWAEPGAVPFVWESQPGTPKDVARTAAGALPAITPPPSYLLRHGNVAVGRQVAAASVARRDQKSGGRAAARSGKKRRCRLKRIRIGFVAGIFRRLSLGKRWRQRPAPPAKVWSSSSSSRWLFSSVATETGEHSLHQVQDEIAVPAHPKQHRTVPVPCRCSFPAMWLLRFRNSFGHGWA from the coding sequence cgccgccgcggagcCCTCTCCGGGGCAACGGCGCCATGCCGCCGCAGAGCCCGCTCCGCATCAAGCAGGACGGCAAGTTCTACGAGCGGCTCCTCACCAGGGAGAGCTCCGCGGCCAACCTGTCGTTCCGGTACTACTGGGCGGAGCCGGGCGCGGTGCCGTTCGTCTGGGAGTCGCAGCCGGGCACGCCCAAGGACGTCGCACGGACGGCCGCCGGCGCGCTCCCAGCCATCACGCCGCCGCCGTCGTACCTTCTCCGGCACGGCAACGTCGCGGTCGGTAGGCAGGTGGCGGCCGCCTCGGTGGCACGCCGTGACCAGAAGAGCGGCGGCAGGGCGGCGGCGAGGAGCGGCAAGAAGCGGCGCTGCAGGCTCAAGAGGATCAGGATCGGCTTCGTCGCCGGCATCTTCCGGCGGCTCAGCCTCGGGAAGAGGTGGCGGCAGCGCCCGGCGCCGCCGGCCAAGGTGTGGTCGTCATCGTCCTCCAGTCGGTGGCTCTTCTCCTCGGTGGCCACGGAGACGGGCGAGCACAGCCTCCACCAGGTCCAGGATGAGATCGCCGTTCCCGCGCACCCGAAACAGCACAGGACCGTGCCGGTGCCGTGCAGGTGCAGCTTTCCCGCCATGTGGCTGCTGCGCTTCCGCAACAGCTTCGGCCACGGCTGGGCGTAG